Within Falsibacillus pallidus, the genomic segment CGCAAAAAAGCAGAACTCGAACAAATCATATTGACGGCGAATGAAAAACTGGGAATCTATCAAGAACTGCTGGCGAATGAACATGAAGGAGAGGAAGTATAGCATGAAACATTCCTTGACCTATTTATCTTTGTTAGGATTTGCTGTCATCACTGGTGCGACATTTAATTTGGCAAAGTACACAGTGGAATTCTTTTCTCCTTCAAGTGCGGCTGCCTGGAGATTCGGTATTGCAGCGTCTATTATGCTTCTGATTATGTGGAAGAGGGAGGGGATCCGTCTACACCATTTTAAACAAAACGGGAAAGCGTTCCTTCTCCTCGGGATCATAGGGATTTTCGGCTTTAACGCACTCTTCTTCTTGGGCCTTCAACACACTTCAGCCATCAATGGTGCTTTGATTATGGGGACAAATCCTGTACTATCAACGATTTTGGCCCGGTTTATTTTGAAAGAAAAAATCACGGCCAACCAGGGTGCAGGGGTCATTCTTGCATTGATTGGAGTGGGACTCGTTATTACGCACGGTTCAATGGCGGTCATTGAAAATCTATCTTTTTCCATCGGGGATTTCATTATATTGATGGGGAACCTTTGCTGGGCATTATATGGGGTGTTGGGCAGGAAGTTGGTGAAGAACAGTACGTCTCTGGCAACAACCACTTATACAATGGTGATTGGGGCAGGGGCACTCATTCTGCTTTCACTGGTTTCCGACCAGCCTGCTTCACAAGGAATTACGCTTGGAGCATGGGGTTCGATCGTGTTTATGGCTTTATTTACAAGTGTCTTGGGCTATTTGTGGTGGAATCGCGCCATCCAGATCATCGGCATTGGAAAGACTTCATTATTCTTTAATCTTGTGCCGGTGGTAACGATGACTATTTCTGCTGCATCGGGCATAGGGGTGGAAGAGATTCAGCTGGCAGGGGCTGCTCTTGTTATCGCCGGTGTTCTTACTTCCTCAGGGATAATTAGTAAATTGTTCATTTCAAAAACAGATGGGCAGCTGCTATCGAAAGAAGCAGATTGAAATCGTTGACTTACAGAGCACCCATCCATATGATTATGGGAAAAAGGCAAATAGGATTGATTGCCAAAGGGAGAATTTTTGAATGAATAGCCGGATGATTGGCATGTTTCTTTTGATGCTCATTGCAGTGGTCGGATTGAATTTTTATATTGGATGGCATCTTTTGATTTTTATGAAGGAGCTCGGTGGTGGAGTTCACGCTGCCGTTTATTGGCCGATCTTTGCCCTCGTTTCTTTCGGGTATTTATTTGGCCGGGTGCCGGGTCCGAAGTGGCTTCTTCCACTGTTCCGCTTCTTCAAAGTGATCGGCTCTTACTATTTTGCAGTGATGGAGTTTGGAATCATTTTGTTAATAGGCGCTGATATTGTGTACGGCATTCTCCGGCCTGCAGGTCATTTGCCAGGTGATTATGTGCTGTATGCAGGATGGACCGTTTTAATTCTTCTCGCGTGTCTCATGCTTTGGGGTACGAGGAATGCCTGGAGCACCGTCATTCGGGACTATCCCGTTGAAATTCGAAAAGGTACCGGTAGAACCAACACTGCTTTAAGAATTGCCGCTGCTTCCGATATCCACTTGGGCAACATCGTCGGGAACAGGCATTTAAAGAGGATGGTCGAACGCATCAATGATCTCAAGCCGGATTTGATTCTTCTTCCGGGCGATGTAATCGATGACAGCATTGAGCCGTTTCTCCGCAATAAAATGAGTGAGACACTCAAGCAGTTGAAAGCCAAATATGGGGTCTATGCAGTGCTTGGAAACCACGAGTACTACGGCGGTCATATCGAACAATATGTCGACGAAATGAAGAACATCGGAATAAAAGTCCTAAGGGATGAAGTAGTGGAAGTTGAGACAGAAGAGGGATCAGTAGTCATTGCGGGGCGGAAAGATAAGACGGCAGAAAGTATGGATCCCGTGGGGAGAAAGCCTGTGGCTGAGCTCCTTTCCGGAGTCGATCCTTCACGTTTTATCATTATGATGGATCATCAGCCATACGGATTTGCCGCAGCTGCAGATGCTGGTGTGGATCTGCTTTTGTGCGGGCATACACACAGGGGACAGTT encodes:
- a CDS encoding DMT family transporter, whose product is MKHSLTYLSLLGFAVITGATFNLAKYTVEFFSPSSAAAWRFGIAASIMLLIMWKREGIRLHHFKQNGKAFLLLGIIGIFGFNALFFLGLQHTSAINGALIMGTNPVLSTILARFILKEKITANQGAGVILALIGVGLVITHGSMAVIENLSFSIGDFIILMGNLCWALYGVLGRKLVKNSTSLATTTYTMVIGAGALILLSLVSDQPASQGITLGAWGSIVFMALFTSVLGYLWWNRAIQIIGIGKTSLFFNLVPVVTMTISAASGIGVEEIQLAGAALVIAGVLTSSGIISKLFISKTDGQLLSKEAD
- a CDS encoding metallophosphoesterase, whose product is MLWGTRNAWSTVIRDYPVEIRKGTGRTNTALRIAAASDIHLGNIVGNRHLKRMVERINDLKPDLILLPGDVIDDSIEPFLRNKMSETLKQLKAKYGVYAVLGNHEYYGGHIEQYVDEMKNIGIKVLRDEVVEVETEEGSVVIAGRKDKTAESMDPVGRKPVAELLSGVDPSRFIIMMDHQPYGFAAAADAGVDLLLCGHTHRGQFAPNHWLTGRLFELDWGYMKKNEMHVAVSSGYGTWGPPIRIASRSEIMKIDVGFLK